Proteins encoded in a region of the Bacteroidota bacterium genome:
- a CDS encoding GTP-binding protein: MTPNSQENPISLQKKIPVVIINGFLGSGKTTLLRSLLIQSFKEKVSVSVIVNDMSELDVDGELIADIEFVKKEDHTFETIYDCVLSSKKGIKKLGQVLRNMLSNHQPDLILIETSGSCHPMPLIEFFKSQPNLRLTGVLALVDSAMLAQDYNYGQQIFPVMQHNLQHEKRDTTNLLVEQIMFSSHLLLTKVDRIEKSDIRTIAHAIQQFNPYVSVISVPWGNLAIDDVTVLPDYDYHRVAKLIKELKPVLEVEARDERPYNLATRVIKDDRPFHPQRLWDTCQQYLGRQIYRSKGFFWLASRDKISLLWNQAAGGISLDLIGHWRSGILEDEANELDAMEVELLREKLAKESGRF; this comes from the coding sequence ATGACCCCCAACTCCCAGGAAAATCCAATCAGTTTACAAAAGAAAATTCCGGTTGTAATTATTAACGGATTTCTTGGTTCAGGCAAAACAACCCTTTTGAGAAGCCTGCTTATTCAGTCGTTCAAAGAAAAAGTGTCTGTTAGCGTTATTGTGAATGATATGAGTGAGCTCGATGTGGATGGAGAATTGATTGCCGACATAGAGTTTGTTAAAAAAGAAGATCACACCTTTGAAACCATATACGATTGCGTCTTAAGCAGCAAAAAAGGTATAAAAAAGCTCGGGCAGGTACTGAGGAATATGTTGTCGAATCACCAGCCAGATTTGATACTGATAGAAACATCAGGAAGCTGTCATCCCATGCCACTCATTGAGTTTTTCAAATCACAACCAAACCTGAGGCTCACCGGTGTACTTGCGCTCGTCGATAGTGCCATGCTCGCCCAGGACTACAACTACGGACAACAAATCTTTCCGGTAATGCAGCATAATTTGCAGCATGAAAAGCGCGATACAACAAATTTGCTGGTCGAACAAATTATGTTCTCTAGCCACTTGTTGCTAACAAAAGTTGACCGTATCGAAAAAAGTGACATTCGAACCATAGCCCATGCTATTCAGCAGTTTAATCCCTACGTATCTGTCATTTCTGTCCCCTGGGGCAACCTTGCTATTGATGACGTGACGGTGTTACCTGACTATGACTACCACAGAGTTGCAAAATTGATCAAAGAGCTGAAACCTGTTCTGGAAGTCGAAGCCCGGGATGAGCGACCCTATAACCTGGCAACGAGAGTCATTAAAGACGATCGCCCATTTCATCCTCAACGCCTGTGGGATACCTGCCAGCAGTATCTTGGACGGCAAATTTATCGAAGTAAAGGGTTCTTTTGGCTTGCGAGCCGGGACAAAATTTCGCTGCTTTGGAATCAGGCTGCCGGGGGGATTAGCCTGGATTTAATTGGACATTGGCGCTCGGGCATTCTGGAAGACGAAGCAAATGAGCTTGACGCCATGGAAGTGGAGCTGCTTAGAGAAAAACTTGCTAAAGAGTCTGGTCGGTTT
- a CDS encoding energy transducer TonB encodes MKRHADREGLYQLRMQVGIVLTLLLLIVLARSEISGSEQDAQFQAAVAYMPVMHVPPTVLEKKIIPPAPSIPTVVADDVVLDEELTFDAAALDLDMTDIVAGPPPEVEEPEYEEAGFITLAEEMPEIIGGLEAIMKEIRYPEMAKKAGVEGRVIVQFVVHKTGELINPLVVRSLGAGCDEEVLRALGKMRFKPGKQRGVPVSVRMTIPISFKLR; translated from the coding sequence ATGAAAAGACACGCCGACCGCGAGGGCTTGTATCAGCTACGCATGCAGGTTGGTATCGTACTCACCTTACTTCTGCTCATTGTACTTGCCCGATCGGAGATTTCTGGGAGTGAACAGGACGCACAATTTCAGGCAGCGGTGGCCTACATGCCCGTGATGCATGTGCCCCCAACCGTACTCGAGAAAAAGATCATACCGCCGGCCCCAAGTATACCAACCGTTGTTGCTGATGACGTTGTATTAGACGAAGAACTGACGTTTGATGCAGCAGCCCTCGATCTCGACATGACTGACATCGTAGCTGGGCCACCCCCAGAAGTAGAGGAGCCCGAATACGAGGAGGCGGGCTTCATTACGCTGGCTGAGGAGATGCCGGAAATCATCGGTGGTCTTGAAGCCATCATGAAAGAAATCCGCTACCCTGAAATGGCTAAAAAAGCCGGTGTAGAAGGGCGCGTGATTGTGCAGTTTGTTGTGCACAAAACCGGCGAATTGATAAACCCGTTGGTCGTTCGCAGTCTAGGTGCCGGATGTGACGAAGAAGTACTCCGCGCGCTTGGCAAAATGCGTTTCAAGCCGGGCAAGCAGCGCGGCGTGCCCGTCAGCGTACGGATGACCATTCCGATCAGCTTCAAACTTCGATAG
- the hemG gene encoding protoporphyrinogen oxidase, with product MASVAILGGGISGLIAGYLLDKAGIPFTLFEAESVVGGKIRTTLANGFLVEHGPNSLQSTTPLLNQLIEETGLNNARVFASSKAKKRFVVRGGTPHALPMSPPALLRSRFFSISTKLGLLKEPFKSKRKDAGEESVAAFFKRRLGQEILDYAVDPFVTGIFAGDPAALSLQHAFPTLHNLEQKHGSLLKGLRASRQSAHDIQPTKRMIFSFTEGMQMLPHALAAPIKSSIKLNCRISRVTLQQGKWTVTTDQGHAKAFDAVLNTLPLPAALPCFTGLPIDLQPFARVTYPPVTVFALGFHKEDVQHPLDGFGMLVPGKEMGARILGTIFSSMVFPNRAPNGQVLLTTLVGGARKGDLCGLDDGLILDFVLDDLHHMLGVSGNPVFTKLIPWPNAIPQYNMGYGRVKELIASLEDSYPGLFFAGNYKNGISVGDAAKSGEAAAQQIIRHFA from the coding sequence ATGGCTTCAGTAGCAATTCTCGGTGGTGGCATTTCAGGGCTCATAGCGGGCTATTTGCTGGACAAAGCCGGCATTCCCTTTACCCTTTTCGAAGCTGAGTCGGTTGTCGGAGGCAAAATCAGAACGACATTAGCGAACGGTTTTTTGGTAGAACATGGCCCCAATTCGCTACAATCGACAACCCCGTTACTCAACCAGCTCATCGAAGAAACTGGTCTCAATAACGCGCGGGTCTTCGCTTCCTCAAAAGCAAAAAAGCGATTTGTTGTACGAGGTGGCACACCACACGCCTTGCCGATGTCTCCGCCGGCGTTGTTGCGCAGCCGGTTTTTTTCAATAAGCACCAAACTGGGCCTGCTGAAAGAGCCTTTCAAAAGCAAGCGCAAAGATGCTGGCGAAGAAAGCGTGGCAGCCTTTTTTAAACGCCGGCTCGGCCAGGAGATCCTTGACTACGCCGTAGATCCTTTTGTAACGGGTATTTTTGCTGGAGATCCGGCTGCGTTATCCCTGCAGCATGCCTTCCCTACCCTTCATAATCTGGAGCAAAAACACGGATCCTTGCTCAAAGGCCTGCGCGCAAGCCGGCAATCAGCACACGATATACAACCCACAAAGCGCATGATCTTTTCGTTTACCGAAGGAATGCAGATGCTCCCGCACGCACTTGCTGCGCCAATCAAATCATCTATTAAACTAAACTGCCGCATCTCACGCGTCACGCTGCAGCAGGGTAAATGGACAGTCACAACCGATCAGGGACACGCAAAGGCTTTTGACGCCGTATTAAACACGTTGCCTTTGCCAGCTGCCCTGCCCTGCTTTACCGGGTTGCCAATCGACTTGCAGCCCTTCGCTCGCGTGACCTATCCTCCTGTGACCGTGTTTGCGCTTGGGTTTCACAAGGAAGATGTACAACATCCCCTGGATGGCTTTGGGATGCTGGTGCCTGGAAAAGAAATGGGCGCACGTATTCTGGGTACCATTTTCTCCTCCATGGTTTTCCCGAACCGGGCACCAAACGGACAGGTATTGCTCACAACACTGGTTGGTGGCGCAAGAAAAGGCGATCTGTGCGGCCTCGACGATGGATTGATCCTCGACTTCGTGCTCGATGACCTGCACCATATGCTTGGGGTATCTGGAAACCCCGTGTTTACCAAACTAATCCCCTGGCCCAACGCCATTCCCCAGTACAACATGGGATACGGACGTGTTAAAGAACTTATCGCAAGCCTGGAAGACAGTTATCCAGGGTTGTTCTTTGCCGGTAACTACAAAAACGGCATTTCAGTAGGAGATGCGGCAAAATCAGGGGAAGCTGCTGCACAGCAGATTATAAGACATTTCGCCTAG
- a CDS encoding general stress protein CsbD has translation MATSSMNENWNYVKDQIAAIWVDAEFDDAELKKARGNLRKMVSLIEEKTGESPMEIRQKMSAIF, from the coding sequence ATGGCTACAAGCAGCATGAACGAAAACTGGAACTACGTCAAAGATCAAATCGCAGCGATCTGGGTTGACGCTGAATTTGATGATGCTGAGCTGAAAAAAGCCCGGGGCAATCTCCGCAAGATGGTTTCTCTGATTGAAGAGAAAACTGGTGAATCACCCATGGAAATTCGCCAGAAAATGAGTGCTATTTTCTAG